The Candidatus Zixiibacteriota bacterium nucleotide sequence ATCCGGACTCGCGCTGTTCTCTTGATTTTCGAACGCCGCACCAGTTGCTGGTGGCCACTATTCTTTCTGCGCAGTGCACCGATGAACGTGTGAACAAGGTGACCCCGGAGCTGTTTGCAAAATATCCCACCGTCAAAGATTTTGCCGAGGCCGACCGGGCGGACCTCGAAAAGCTGATTTTCACAACCGGATTCTATGTCAATAAGGCAAAAGCAATCAGGCAATCGGCCCAGCAGTTGGTCACCGCATACAATGGAGAGATACCGCGTACGCTTGACGAGCTGCTGAAGCTCTCGGGAGTGGGTCGAAAGACGGCATCTGTGGTTCTGGGCGCCGGATTCGATCTGGCCGAGGGTGTGGTGGTCGATACCCATGTGGCCAGGATCAGCCGCCTGCTGGGTCTGACACGAGAGTCCGATCCGGTCAAGATCGAGTGTGACTTGATGACTGTAATTCCCCAAAAAGACTGGATTGTCTACTCACACATGCTGATCGACCACGGCCGTGCGATCTGTGTGGCGCGCCGTCCGAAGTGCCGCGAGTGCGTCCTGGCGAAACTCTGTCCGTCGGTGTCGCTGTAGCTGGTCCGGCGACCGACGGCTCGCCAGGGGTTCTTGTTGCGATTGGAGGCGGTCGATGCCCCCACCCACAAGCAGGTGGGCCACATGGCGGCAGGCTCGGAGGCCTGCCGATCGGTGTTCGGCTGGCAGGCCAGCCGGGCTTAGGCGGGCTGGGGTATCTGGTGCTCCAACTTGCCGTGCTCATCCAATAGCATCACGCGGTCGCATACGTGGTCGATAATATCCGTGTCGTGGCTAATCACCAGTTGCCCCATTCCATGCGACCTCAGGGCGTGCGACAGTGCGATAAACCGCCCGACCCCCTCGCCGTCGAGCCCGGCGGTCGGCTCGTCGAAAATCACCAGCGATGGCCCCATCGCCAGTACCGCGGCGAACGCGAGGCGACGTTTTTCGCCCGCGGACAGCGTGAACGGGTCGCGCGACGAGTAGCGCGACGGGCTCAGGCCGATCATCTCGAACAACTCGTGAATTTCGGATGTAGAGAGCTTTCGTCCCAGGTTCTTCGGGCCGAATGCAATCTCCTGCTCGCAGCTCTCCAGAAAGAACTGGCGCTCCGCCTGCTGGAGCACAAGCGCGACATTTCCCCGAATATGCGCCCGGGCCAACGCCGCGCCGCTTCCATTTAGATAGACCACACTCCCGGCGGTCGGAGAGACTAGTCCCGCGAGCAGCAGGCCGATACTGCTCTTTCCGACACCGGTCGAACCAACTAAACCGACTGTCTCGCGCTTCGCGACCGACAACGACAAGCTCTCGAACACTGGCGGACAGAAAGGCCAATTGAAGCTCACGTTTTCTGCCCGCACTTGCCGCAAATGTCCGGACTCATCGTCGCCGTGGTTTCTCAGGCGCGAGGGTAGCGAGATTTTTATCGATGCCGGGTCGGCCACTGCGATACCGGTGGACGAACATAAGGTGCCATCGGCCAGCAGTGTCGCCGGATCTCCGTCGGCAATCACTCCGCCATTATCCACCACGATTAAGCGACCATATCCCTGTGCAACCTTCGGGTTTTGAGTGATACGGATTTCAATAAGAGCGGGATCCTGCGCGTGGAGCCTTTGCAGTTCCTCTGCGAGTATCTTTCGGCCCCGGTGATCGAGAAACGAATCCGGTTCGTCGAGGAGCAATACGGCTGGTTCCTGCACCATGACCGAGGCGACAGCGACTCGCTGTTTTTCGCCTCCCGATAACTCCGAAGTCAGTCTTCGGCGGAGAGGCTCGATCCCGCATTGGCGGGTGATTCGGGTGATCGCCTGCTCCATGTCGTCTTGCGGGACAGCGCGATTTTCGAGCGCGAAGGCGATCTCTTTTTCCACGAGCGTGGTGACCATCTGGTTGTCGGGGTTTTGAAATAGAATCGCCACTTGACCGTCGACTCTGACTTTTCCCCGGTCAGGTTTGATAAGCCCGGCAATCAGTTTGACGAGAGTGGATTTGCCGGAGCCGTTGCGACCCATGATACACACCGACTCGCCGTCACGGACGCGCAGCGTCAGGTCGCGCAGGGCAGATTCGGTGCGGCGCGGATACCAGTAGCTGATGTGGTCGAGTTCGATCATAAAAAAGGCCGGCGCCCAAGTAAAGAGCGCCGGCCCCGGTTTGGCAAGTCTGTTCAGCTAACCCGAGTAATTCACATCCAGCGTGCGCGCCGCCAGCGTTTCATCGAGCCGCCGCACTGGAGTATTGTGCGGCGCAGACGTGACGATCTGCGGGTCCGTTTCCGCTTCGCGGGCGATTTGAACCATGATCTCGGCGAACTGTTCGAGCGTCTCGCAGCTCTCGGTCTCAGTCGGCTCGATCATGAGCGCCTCGGGGACAATCAGCGGGAAATAATTGGTGGGTGCGTGGACGCCAAAATCGAGCAGCCGCTTGGAGATGTCCGACGTTTTCACGCCCAGCTTCTTTTGCCTGTTGCCGGAGAGCACGAATTCGTGCATGCAGTGGCGATCGTACGGCAGGTCATAGTCCTGCTTGAGCAGTTCCTTGAGATAGTTCGCATTGAGGACCGCGTTTTCGGACACCTCGCGAAGACCGTCGCCGCCGAGCGAGCGGATATAGGCGTAGGCGCGGACCATGTTGCCGAAATTGCCGTAGAACGTGGAGAGGCGACCGATCGATTTGGGGCGATCATAATTGAAAAACAGTTTGCCGTCGCGATCTTTCTCCAGCACCGGGAACGGCAGGAACTTTTCGAGTTCTGCGGTCACCCCGACCGCACCTGCACCCGGACCACCGCCCCCGTGCGGCGTGGAAAAGGTCTTGTGCAGGTTGAAGTGCATGATGTCAAACCCGACATCACCCGGCCGGAAGATCCCCATATTGGCATTGAGATTGGCCCCGTCCATGTACATCAGCCCGCCGGCGTCGTGCACCATGCGGGCGATTTGCTCGACATTGCTCTCGAACAGCCCCAGCGTGTTGGGATTGGTCATCATCATTCCGGCGACATCGTCGTCGAGCACCGCCGCCACCGCGTCGGGCGAGATTATGCCGCGCTCGTTCGACTTGACCTCGACCGTGGTGTACCCTATGGACGTCACCGACGCCGGATTGGTGCCGTGCGCAGAGTCCGGGATAATGATCTTGCGACGGTTCCGACCGCGATCGAGATGATAGGCGCGGATGATCAACAGGCCGCAGAACTCCCCGTGGGCTCCGGCCACCGGTTGGAGCGAAACGGCGTGGAAGCCCGACACTTCCTTGAGGAAGCCCATCAGGTCCCACATCAACTGCAGGCTGCCTGCCGAACGGCTGCAGGGTGTGAGCGGGTGATGTGACTGGAAACCACGCAGCGATGCGGCGGCGTCGTTGAGCTTCGGGTTGTATTTCATCGTGCACGAGCCGAGCGGGTAAAACCCCTTGTCGATATGGTGATTCCTGGTCGACAGGCGCA carries:
- a CDS encoding ATP-binding cassette domain-containing protein, translating into MIELDHISYWYPRRTESALRDLTLRVRDGESVCIMGRNGSGKSTLVKLIAGLIKPDRGKVRVDGQVAILFQNPDNQMVTTLVEKEIAFALENRAVPQDDMEQAITRITRQCGIEPLRRRLTSELSGGEKQRVAVASVMVQEPAVLLLDEPDSFLDHRGRKILAEELQRLHAQDPALIEIRITQNPKVAQGYGRLIVVDNGGVIADGDPATLLADGTLCSSTGIAVADPASIKISLPSRLRNHGDDESGHLRQVRAENVSFNWPFCPPVFESLSLSVAKRETVGLVGSTGVGKSSIGLLLAGLVSPTAGSVVYLNGSGAALARAHIRGNVALVLQQAERQFFLESCEQEIAFGPKNLGRKLSTSEIHELFEMIGLSPSRYSSRDPFTLSAGEKRRLAFAAVLAMGPSLVIFDEPTAGLDGEGVGRFIALSHALRSHGMGQLVISHDTDIIDHVCDRVMLLDEHGKLEHQIPQPA
- the gcvPB gene encoding aminomethyl-transferring glycine dehydrogenase subunit GcvPB — protein: MDDRVEEKILIYEKSSAGRKGYNLPATRQSDAEILKGIPERFRRTQEAALPEVAEPEVVRHYVRLSTRNHHIDKGFYPLGSCTMKYNPKLNDAAASLRGFQSHHPLTPCSRSAGSLQLMWDLMGFLKEVSGFHAVSLQPVAGAHGEFCGLLIIRAYHLDRGRNRRKIIIPDSAHGTNPASVTSIGYTTVEVKSNERGIISPDAVAAVLDDDVAGMMMTNPNTLGLFESNVEQIARMVHDAGGLMYMDGANLNANMGIFRPGDVGFDIMHFNLHKTFSTPHGGGGPGAGAVGVTAELEKFLPFPVLEKDRDGKLFFNYDRPKSIGRLSTFYGNFGNMVRAYAYIRSLGGDGLREVSENAVLNANYLKELLKQDYDLPYDRHCMHEFVLSGNRQKKLGVKTSDISKRLLDFGVHAPTNYFPLIVPEALMIEPTETESCETLEQFAEIMVQIAREAETDPQIVTSAPHNTPVRRLDETLAARTLDVNYSG
- the nth gene encoding endonuclease III, with the protein product MPRESLNDKKTRAKQIVALLKKRYPDSRCSLDFRTPHQLLVATILSAQCTDERVNKVTPELFAKYPTVKDFAEADRADLEKLIFTTGFYVNKAKAIRQSAQQLVTAYNGEIPRTLDELLKLSGVGRKTASVVLGAGFDLAEGVVVDTHVARISRLLGLTRESDPVKIECDLMTVIPQKDWIVYSHMLIDHGRAICVARRPKCRECVLAKLCPSVSL